The following coding sequences lie in one Tistrella bauzanensis genomic window:
- a CDS encoding aldo/keto reductase — translation MPRRPIGGGGSRKLAAVDLPALGLGCMGMSDFYGHADRDESIATIHAALDQGMVLLDTGDFYGSGHNEMLIREALSGRRREDVFIAVKFGGMRSPDGGFVGIDTRPAAVKNALAQTLRRLGTDYVDLYQPARLDPAVPIEDTVGAVKEMIDAGYVRHLGLSEVGATTLERASAVHPVRWLQIEYSVLSRGIEAEILPAARRLGIGISAYGVLSRGLLGSDWRQRAEALDPRDFRAHLPRFSGDNLVHNLALAEVLSVIAGEKAATPAQIAIAWVLAQGPDIVPLIGARRRTRLTEALGALDIHLDSGDLARIRDAIPAEAVAGTRYDAGQMRMLDSERRPPMD, via the coding sequence ATGCCCCGCCGTCCGATCGGTGGCGGTGGCAGTCGCAAGCTCGCCGCCGTCGATCTCCCGGCGCTCGGCCTCGGCTGCATGGGCATGTCGGATTTCTATGGTCATGCCGACCGCGATGAAAGCATCGCCACCATCCATGCCGCCCTCGACCAGGGCATGGTCCTGCTCGACACCGGCGATTTCTATGGCAGCGGCCACAACGAAATGCTGATCCGCGAGGCACTGAGCGGACGCCGGCGCGAGGACGTGTTCATCGCGGTGAAATTCGGCGGGATGCGCAGCCCCGATGGCGGCTTCGTCGGCATCGACACCCGGCCGGCTGCCGTGAAGAACGCGCTGGCCCAGACCCTGAGGCGCCTGGGCACCGATTATGTCGATCTGTATCAGCCGGCGCGGCTCGACCCCGCCGTGCCGATCGAGGACACGGTGGGCGCGGTCAAAGAGATGATCGACGCCGGCTATGTCCGGCATCTGGGCCTGTCGGAAGTGGGCGCCACCACGCTGGAACGGGCCAGCGCCGTACATCCGGTGCGCTGGCTGCAGATCGAATATTCGGTGCTCTCCCGCGGGATCGAGGCCGAGATCCTGCCCGCGGCGCGGCGGCTCGGCATCGGCATCTCGGCCTATGGCGTGCTGTCGCGCGGGCTGCTGGGCAGCGATTGGCGCCAGCGTGCCGAAGCCCTCGACCCGCGCGACTTCCGCGCCCATCTGCCGCGCTTCTCCGGCGACAATCTAGTCCACAACCTTGCACTGGCCGAGGTGTTGTCGGTGATCGCCGGGGAAAAGGCGGCGACACCGGCCCAGATCGCCATCGCCTGGGTGCTGGCGCAGGGGCCGGATATCGTGCCGCTGATCGGCGCCCGCCGCCGGACGCGGTTGACCGAAGCGCTCGGCGCGCTCGACATTCACCTGGACAGCGGCGATCTTGCACGCATCCGCGACGCCATTCCGGCGGAAGCGGTGGCGGGCACGCGCTATGATGCCGGGCAGATGCGGATGCTCGACAGCGAACGCCGGCCGCCGATGGACTGA
- a CDS encoding alpha/beta fold hydrolase produces MPGSSDAAFQDHHPHPRDDRLSAAATAAGAPGRQILTLDDGAEFLLARIGPRGVRPVILGHGVGFAAHAYRGLWQRLARHREVVLLDMRGHGINAHLAGSGPTQLRLAEDWTAVARHVAEDAGMLPDALFHSYSGVLSLHAEYAHGRLYGRRVFMEPPLVPAASMPGAAEATSGRDFLAERTRRRKDRFASPGAFAQIFRDRPEFAQMEPQAPDDLAAALLVPADDGDGFQLACKPAIESGFYSGNTCEDLWSLIDRAGREPGLVAPSLMMAGRRPDGAGDFTAEIAPEIAARAGFDFVRLAGLTHMLPLERPALIAGIATAFFDEPHDPGN; encoded by the coding sequence ATGCCCGGTTCATCGGACGCTGCATTCCAAGATCATCATCCGCACCCGCGCGACGACCGGCTGAGCGCCGCCGCCACCGCCGCCGGGGCGCCGGGACGCCAGATCCTCACCCTGGACGACGGCGCCGAATTCCTGTTGGCGCGTATCGGCCCGCGCGGCGTGCGGCCGGTGATCCTGGGCCATGGCGTCGGGTTCGCCGCCCATGCCTATCGCGGCTTGTGGCAGCGCCTGGCCCGGCATCGCGAGGTCGTTCTGCTCGACATGCGCGGCCATGGCATCAACGCCCATCTGGCCGGCAGCGGCCCGACGCAGCTCCGGCTTGCCGAGGACTGGACCGCCGTGGCGCGGCATGTGGCCGAGGATGCCGGCATGCTGCCCGATGCCCTGTTCCATTCCTATTCCGGTGTGCTGTCACTGCATGCCGAATACGCCCATGGCCGGCTGTATGGACGGCGGGTGTTCATGGAGCCGCCGCTGGTCCCCGCGGCCTCGATGCCCGGCGCCGCCGAGGCCACGAGCGGTCGCGATTTCCTGGCCGAGCGTACCCGCCGGCGCAAGGACCGCTTCGCCTCGCCCGGCGCCTTCGCGCAGATCTTCCGTGACCGGCCGGAATTCGCGCAGATGGAGCCGCAGGCGCCGGATGATCTGGCAGCGGCCCTGCTGGTGCCGGCAGATGATGGCGACGGCTTCCAACTCGCCTGCAAGCCTGCGATCGAAAGCGGCTTCTACAGCGGCAACACCTGCGAAGACCTGTGGTCGCTGATCGACCGCGCCGGCCGCGAGCCCGGTCTGGTCGCGCCCAGCCTGATGATGGCCGGTCGCCGCCCCGATGGCGCCGGCGATTTCACCGCCGAAATCGCACCGGAAATCGCCGCCCGCGCCGGCTTCGATTTCGTCCGTCTGGCCGGGTTGACCCATATGCTGCCGCTGGAACGGCCGGCCCTGATCGCCGGTATCGCCACGGCGTTCTTCGACGAACCTCATGATCCGGGCAACTGA
- a CDS encoding bifunctional alpha/beta hydrolase/OsmC family protein: protein MSHPSPASRPEIIGPDGRHLPALIDEPAAGTAPAGWAIFAHCFSCSARSLAASRIARSLAAEGFGVLRIDFTGAGPDDAPGFIPSFVADVDDLSIAAEWLARHRRPPVLLIGHSLGGAAALAAAPRIASLRAVATIAAPSAPAHILHHLGRAPADAEADGVGHVPIGGRDITVTRAFLDGVREADVLAGLGRLHKALLVLHAPRDEIVGIDEATRIFIAARHPKSFVSLDTADHLLSEAEDGAYAAAVIASWAARYTLHDTETPPQATTRHRADEAGPDAGAVDAASAAGALPPEGRVMVAENGRGPFGNTIRIGRHLLLADEPVAMGGQDAGPAPYDWLLAGLGACTAMTIRMYADRKGWPLRKVTVGLGHAKVHAKDCTECEAHEGKVDVIDRDITLDGPLDESQHAKLMEIADKCPVHRTLHSKIIIRTRATTG from the coding sequence ATGTCGCACCCGAGCCCCGCGTCACGTCCTGAGATCATCGGCCCCGATGGCCGCCATCTGCCGGCGCTGATCGACGAGCCGGCAGCGGGAACCGCTCCCGCCGGCTGGGCGATCTTTGCCCATTGCTTCAGTTGCAGCGCCCGAAGCCTTGCCGCCAGCCGCATCGCCCGCAGCCTTGCGGCCGAGGGGTTCGGCGTGTTGCGGATCGATTTCACCGGCGCCGGTCCCGATGATGCACCGGGGTTCATCCCAAGCTTTGTGGCCGACGTCGACGACCTGTCGATTGCCGCCGAATGGCTTGCCCGGCACCGACGGCCGCCCGTGCTGCTGATCGGCCACAGCCTGGGTGGCGCCGCGGCACTCGCTGCCGCCCCGCGCATCGCCAGTCTGCGGGCGGTGGCGACCATCGCAGCACCGTCGGCACCCGCCCATATCCTGCACCATCTGGGCCGTGCCCCCGCCGACGCCGAGGCCGATGGTGTGGGCCATGTCCCCATCGGCGGGCGTGACATCACCGTTACCCGCGCCTTTCTGGACGGTGTCCGCGAAGCCGACGTGCTGGCAGGGCTGGGCCGGCTGCACAAGGCATTGCTGGTGCTGCACGCACCCCGGGACGAGATCGTCGGCATCGACGAGGCCACCCGGATCTTCATCGCCGCCCGCCATCCGAAGAGCTTCGTGTCGCTGGACACCGCCGACCATCTGTTGAGCGAGGCGGAAGACGGCGCCTATGCGGCCGCGGTGATTGCAAGCTGGGCCGCGCGCTACACCCTGCACGACACCGAGACCCCGCCACAGGCGACCACACGCCACCGTGCCGACGAGGCCGGCCCCGATGCCGGCGCGGTCGATGCCGCCAGCGCCGCCGGCGCCCTGCCGCCCGAAGGCCGGGTGATGGTGGCGGAAAACGGCCGTGGCCCGTTCGGCAACACGATCAGGATCGGCCGCCATCTGCTGCTGGCCGACGAGCCGGTCGCGATGGGCGGCCAGGATGCGGGGCCGGCGCCCTATGACTGGTTGCTGGCCGGCCTCGGCGCCTGCACGGCGATGACCATCCGGATGTATGCCGATCGCAAGGGCTGGCCGTTGCGGAAGGTGACGGTGGGCCTTGGGCATGCGAAGGTGCACGCGAAAGACTGCACGGAATGCGAGGCCCACGAGGGCAAGGTCGATGTTATCGATCGCGACATCACCCTCGACGGTCCCCTCGACGAAAGCCAGCACGCCAAGCTGATGGAGATTGCCGACAAATGCCCGGTTCATCGGACGCTGCATTCCAAGATCATCATCCGCACCCGCGCGACGACCGGCTGA
- a CDS encoding ABC transporter permease, with protein sequence MFDALFLTNWASATPAMTMPLLLAALGTIIAGRAGVLNLGTEGMMVCGALAGAVTALLTGSPELGAIAAVLAGAALALVFALACLVFKADQVVTGLTLAAIGAGITGLLGRDYAQRGVPGFPRLDHWAGADLPGIGPAIFGQDALLYVCLPLVVLVWWYLARTDSGLKLRAVGEAPDAADAAGVSVDATRFAAVLAGGALSGLAGGYLALAGSRMWIEGMTNGRGWIAIAVVILARWSPVGAIGGAMLFGAVEALVPRLQATGVAVPTFILFMAPYLAALAVLVATAVMRRDGGMGPAALGRPYLREDRA encoded by the coding sequence ATGTTTGACGCCCTGTTCCTGACCAACTGGGCCAGTGCCACACCGGCCATGACCATGCCGCTGCTGCTGGCAGCCCTGGGCACGATCATCGCCGGCCGCGCCGGCGTGCTGAACCTTGGCACCGAAGGCATGATGGTCTGCGGCGCGCTGGCCGGTGCGGTGACCGCCTTGCTGACCGGCAGTCCCGAGCTGGGGGCGATCGCGGCCGTGCTGGCGGGGGCCGCCCTGGCGCTGGTCTTCGCGCTCGCCTGCCTGGTGTTCAAGGCCGATCAGGTCGTGACCGGGCTGACCCTGGCGGCGATCGGCGCCGGCATCACCGGCCTGCTGGGCCGCGATTATGCCCAGCGCGGCGTGCCCGGCTTCCCGCGCCTGGACCACTGGGCCGGCGCCGATCTTCCCGGCATCGGCCCTGCCATCTTCGGCCAGGATGCTCTGCTCTATGTCTGCCTGCCGCTGGTGGTGCTGGTCTGGTGGTATCTGGCGCGCACCGATAGCGGGCTGAAACTGCGGGCGGTCGGCGAGGCACCGGATGCCGCCGATGCCGCCGGTGTGTCGGTGGACGCCACCCGCTTTGCCGCCGTGCTGGCCGGCGGCGCCCTGTCGGGCCTGGCCGGCGGCTATCTGGCCCTGGCCGGCAGCCGGATGTGGATCGAGGGCATGACCAATGGCCGGGGCTGGATCGCCATCGCCGTGGTCATTCTGGCGCGGTGGAGCCCTGTCGGTGCCATCGGTGGCGCCATGCTGTTCGGCGCGGTCGAAGCGCTGGTGCCACGCCTTCAGGCAACCGGCGTGGCGGTGCCGACCTTCATCCTGTTCATGGCGCCCTATCTCGCGGCGCTGGCGGTGCTGGTCGCAACGGCGGTGATGCGCCGCGATGGCGGCATGGGGCCTGCGGCATTGGGCCGTCCCTATCTGCGCGAGGACCGGGCCTGA
- a CDS encoding ABC transporter permease, whose product MTTPLPTTHTGPMAGPMAGPIAGRPRRRWHLPWRVTMAPRRDVRPRHTLAALVVGLGVGLGLTVLMLAASGVPPRDVLNEFVIFTFFTAEGLSLTMVAATPLIVVGLAAAAALRVGFWNIGIEGQVWMGAIFATWVAVTDAGAPEARLLLMALAAMAGGMLGALPPLILKRRLGVNEIITTLLLNYVAALLVQHLVFGVWKDPASSFPYSESYQPGIERLAQLGWGKVHIGLIMALMIAGLLWLVAERSRIGAWVAAVGADARVAFACGLPVAGVIAGSVLLSGALAGFGGFMIAAGQEFRLTQALATGTGFSAIVIAFLARFGVLPVVVVAILTAGLYVAGDTAQVFYQLPRAVVLLIQGVILVSMVSADMIARYGIRIHASRSPGDV is encoded by the coding sequence ATGACCACGCCCCTGCCAACCACCCATACCGGCCCCATGGCCGGCCCCATGGCCGGCCCCATAGCCGGCCGGCCACGCCGGCGGTGGCATCTGCCCTGGCGGGTCACCATGGCACCACGGCGCGACGTCCGGCCCCGCCACACATTGGCGGCCCTGGTCGTGGGCCTGGGTGTGGGGCTGGGGCTGACGGTGCTGATGCTGGCGGCATCGGGCGTGCCGCCGCGCGACGTGCTGAACGAATTCGTCATCTTCACCTTCTTCACCGCCGAGGGGCTGTCGCTGACCATGGTGGCGGCGACACCGCTGATCGTGGTCGGGCTGGCGGCGGCGGCGGCCCTGCGTGTCGGGTTCTGGAACATCGGCATCGAGGGCCAGGTCTGGATGGGCGCGATCTTCGCCACCTGGGTGGCCGTCACCGATGCCGGCGCGCCGGAAGCACGCCTGCTGCTGATGGCGCTGGCCGCCATGGCCGGCGGCATGCTGGGCGCCCTGCCACCGCTGATCCTGAAACGCCGGCTGGGGGTGAACGAGATCATCACCACCCTGCTGCTGAACTATGTGGCCGCCCTGCTGGTGCAGCATCTGGTGTTCGGGGTGTGGAAGGATCCGGCCAGCAGTTTTCCCTATTCCGAAAGCTATCAGCCGGGCATCGAACGGCTGGCCCAGCTGGGCTGGGGCAAGGTCCATATCGGGTTGATTATGGCCCTGATGATCGCCGGCCTGTTATGGCTGGTGGCGGAACGGTCGCGCATCGGTGCCTGGGTGGCCGCCGTCGGCGCCGATGCCCGTGTAGCCTTTGCCTGCGGGCTGCCGGTGGCGGGTGTCATCGCCGGATCGGTGCTGCTGTCGGGTGCCCTCGCGGGGTTTGGCGGGTTCATGATCGCGGCCGGCCAGGAATTCAGGCTGACCCAGGCACTCGCCACCGGCACCGGATTTTCGGCCATCGTCATCGCCTTCCTTGCCCGCTTCGGCGTGCTGCCGGTGGTGGTGGTCGCCATCCTGACCGCCGGGCTCTATGTGGCGGGCGATACCGCACAGGTGTTCTATCAACTGCCGCGGGCCGTGGTGCTGCTGATCCAGGGGGTGATCCTGGTCTCGATGGTCTCGGCCGACATGATCGCCCGCTATGGCATCCGCATCCATGCAAGCCGGAGCCCCGGCGATGTTTGA
- a CDS encoding ABC transporter ATP-binding protein, producing MTVAGGGEALGLAGLDKSFDGKPALKAARFVARFGEIHALLGENGAGKSTLMTVATGLYAPDRGRVSVAGRVVDAADPDIAASLGIAMVHQHFKLVRGFTVAENLRLACGRALKGLSASGIAQRIADAGAEAGLALDPSARVADLSVAEMQRVEIVKALITRARILILDEPTAVLADSEAASLLATLRRLADEGRAIILISHKLHEIAAVADRVTVMRAGETVAYDLPADGLGPAELARLMVGDPEPADPPAPARPGLVRLYVNDLAGRRDDGAPMLHGVQIAVHGGEIYGLAGVGGNGQTELAEMIAGLRRADAGQIVIDDQAFDRQPPAARRRAGLRIVPADRFHTALAASLPVALNLSLTRLRGGRIWLDRKAMETRARRAIAVHEIAGAGPRTMARLLSGGNAQKLVLARELDDPDTAVVLAHSPTRGLDVRAARAVRAGLIRARDAGAAVLLISDDLDEILAVSDRIGVINRGRIVGELPRGAARAEIGALMVAGHASAHTPIAPIAPMAEPA from the coding sequence ATGACCGTCGCGGGCGGCGGAGAGGCGCTGGGGCTTGCCGGACTCGATAAATCCTTCGATGGCAAGCCGGCGCTGAAAGCGGCGCGCTTCGTCGCCCGCTTCGGTGAGATCCACGCGCTTCTGGGCGAGAACGGCGCCGGCAAATCGACGCTGATGACGGTGGCGACCGGGCTTTATGCGCCCGATCGCGGCCGGGTGTCGGTGGCGGGCCGCGTGGTCGACGCGGCCGATCCCGACATCGCCGCCAGCCTTGGCATCGCCATGGTCCACCAGCATTTCAAACTGGTGCGCGGCTTCACGGTGGCCGAAAACCTGCGCCTCGCCTGCGGCCGTGCCCTGAAGGGCCTGTCGGCATCCGGCATCGCGCAACGGATCGCCGATGCCGGCGCCGAAGCCGGGCTGGCGCTGGACCCGTCGGCACGCGTCGCCGATCTGTCGGTCGCCGAAATGCAACGGGTGGAGATCGTGAAGGCGCTGATCACCCGCGCCCGCATCCTGATCCTGGACGAGCCCACCGCGGTTCTGGCCGACAGCGAGGCCGCATCCCTGCTCGCCACCCTGCGCCGGCTGGCGGATGAAGGCCGCGCCATCATTCTGATCAGCCACAAGCTGCACGAGATCGCAGCCGTGGCCGACCGGGTGACGGTGATGCGCGCGGGCGAGACCGTGGCCTATGACCTGCCGGCCGATGGCCTTGGCCCCGCCGAACTCGCGCGGCTGATGGTGGGCGATCCCGAGCCTGCCGATCCGCCGGCACCCGCCCGGCCAGGGCTGGTGCGGCTTTATGTCAACGACCTCGCCGGCCGGCGCGATGACGGCGCCCCCATGCTGCACGGGGTGCAGATCGCGGTGCATGGCGGCGAGATCTATGGGCTGGCGGGCGTGGGTGGCAACGGCCAGACGGAACTTGCCGAGATGATCGCGGGCCTGCGCCGGGCCGATGCCGGGCAGATCGTCATCGACGATCAGGCCTTCGACCGCCAGCCGCCGGCAGCGCGGCGCCGTGCCGGGTTGAGGATCGTTCCGGCCGACCGCTTTCACACCGCACTCGCAGCCAGCCTGCCGGTGGCGCTGAACCTGTCGCTGACCCGGCTGCGCGGCGGCCGGATCTGGCTGGACCGCAAGGCGATGGAGACCAGGGCCCGCAGGGCGATCGCGGTTCACGAGATCGCCGGCGCGGGTCCGCGCACCATGGCGAGGCTGTTGAGCGGCGGCAACGCCCAGAAGCTGGTGCTGGCGCGCGAGTTGGACGATCCGGATACCGCCGTGGTGCTGGCCCATTCCCCGACGCGCGGCCTGGATGTGCGCGCGGCCCGTGCCGTGCGCGCCGGGCTGATCCGCGCCCGCGATGCTGGCGCCGCCGTGCTGCTGATCAGCGACGATCTGGACGAGATCCTGGCCGTATCCGACCGTATCGGCGTGATCAATCGCGGCCGCATCGTCGGTGAGCTGCCGCGCGGCGCCGCCCGTGCCGAGATCGGCGCCCTGATGGTCGCCGGACATGCCTCGGCCCATACTCCCATCGCCCCCATTGCCCCCATGGCGGAGCCCGCCTGA
- a CDS encoding BMP family ABC transporter substrate-binding protein — MRIRAALMAAMVALGLMSATPAPADAAMGIKGDPKVAFIYIAPVGDLGWTWAHDQSRKAIETELGIPTAYTESIPEVTERVSQVIDRYVGRGFNIIIGTAFGYSDAFKEAAARHPDVVFMNAAGYTTAPNLASYYGRSYESLYLAGMAAGYATTSNKLGFVAAYPLGLVLWNANAFALGAQSVNPKAEVAVSFTNTWYDPVREEAAAKALIEQGADVIGQHQDTPGPQVAAERAGVKSIGYNADMSASAPNAHIMAATWNWGAFVVPQVKAAIDGTFEGGSYFEGLSTGVVDISDFTGTALTDAQKASILKTRAAIADGSLDIWKGPITDQSGKVVVADGATLDVGQLFAMDFLVQGTSGTLPK; from the coding sequence ATGCGGATACGCGCAGCCCTTATGGCGGCGATGGTGGCACTCGGCCTGATGTCGGCCACACCGGCACCCGCCGATGCGGCCATGGGCATCAAGGGCGACCCAAAGGTCGCGTTCATCTATATCGCCCCGGTCGGCGATCTGGGCTGGACCTGGGCCCACGACCAGTCGCGCAAGGCGATCGAGACCGAGCTTGGCATTCCAACCGCCTATACCGAGAGCATCCCCGAGGTGACCGAGCGGGTGTCGCAGGTGATCGACCGCTATGTCGGCCGCGGCTTCAACATCATCATCGGCACCGCCTTCGGCTATTCCGACGCCTTCAAGGAAGCCGCCGCCCGCCACCCTGACGTGGTGTTCATGAATGCCGCCGGCTATACCACGGCGCCCAATCTGGCATCGTATTACGGCCGGTCTTACGAGTCGCTTTACCTCGCCGGCATGGCCGCCGGCTATGCCACCACATCCAACAAGCTGGGCTTCGTCGCCGCCTATCCGCTGGGCCTGGTGCTGTGGAATGCCAATGCCTTCGCCCTCGGCGCGCAGTCGGTCAACCCCAAGGCCGAGGTGGCGGTATCGTTCACCAACACCTGGTACGACCCGGTGCGCGAGGAAGCCGCCGCCAAGGCGCTGATCGAACAGGGCGCCGATGTCATCGGCCAGCATCAGGACACGCCCGGACCGCAGGTCGCCGCTGAACGCGCGGGCGTGAAGTCGATCGGCTATAACGCCGATATGTCGGCCTCGGCCCCCAACGCCCATATCATGGCCGCGACCTGGAACTGGGGCGCCTTCGTGGTGCCGCAGGTGAAGGCCGCCATCGACGGCACGTTCGAAGGCGGCAGCTATTTCGAGGGTCTGTCGACCGGTGTGGTCGACATCTCGGATTTCACCGGCACCGCCCTGACCGACGCGCAGAAGGCCAGCATCCTGAAGACCAGGGCCGCGATCGCCGATGGCAGCCTGGATATCTGGAAGGGACCGATCACCGACCAGTCGGGCAAGGTGGTGGTGGCCGACGGCGCCACACTGGATGTGGGGCAGTTGTTCGCCATGGACTTCCTGGTCCAGGGCACCAGCGGCACGTTGCCGAAATGA
- a CDS encoding VOC family protein — translation MAHLSYVNIFARDVVALSGFYSEVFGFPEIEAIRSPIFRGIDAGHCAIGFNAPDAYELLTLQDFSNPTGAGFLLNIDVDTVEEVDAMVPKAVEMGATLIKAPYHTYYNWYQAVLLDPEGNVFRINKMLD, via the coding sequence ATGGCGCATCTGAGCTATGTGAACATCTTCGCCCGCGACGTGGTGGCGTTGTCGGGCTTCTATAGCGAGGTTTTCGGCTTCCCCGAGATCGAGGCGATCCGATCGCCGATCTTCCGGGGGATCGATGCCGGGCACTGTGCCATCGGCTTCAATGCGCCCGACGCCTATGAACTGCTGACGCTTCAGGATTTCTCGAACCCCACCGGCGCAGGCTTCCTGCTGAACATCGATGTCGACACCGTCGAGGAGGTCGACGCCATGGTGCCCAAGGCGGTGGAGATGGGCGCCACGCTGATCAAGGCGCCCTATCACACCTATTACAACTGGTATCAGGCCGTGCTGCTCGACCCGGAAGGCAATGTCTTCCGGATCAACAAGATGCTCGACTGA
- a CDS encoding isopenicillin N synthase family dioxygenase, producing the protein MPLENVPVIDLSGYYLGTPEGKARVAAEIGRACRDIGFMVITGHGVPADLVSDTYDVSRRFFDLPEPLKRKVGQPSPDQVRGYSGLAEEGLSYSLDDPTPPDLKESFSVGPFDVPADDPYFTEGVAAVHFAPNLWPDDDLPELRPVWQAYFAAQEQLAADLMRLFALALDLPESFFDDKIDRHISMFRVLNYPSQAEEPLPGQMRAGAHSDYGSLTIVRQEDRPGGLQVRNKLGEWVDVPFIPGSFVVNIGDLMMQWTNDTWISTMHRVINPPRDKAGDSRRISLVFFHQPNYDAMVTCLDSCQSPDHPPKYAPVSSGDHLYMKFTKQTAQGRDAA; encoded by the coding sequence ATGCCACTCGAAAACGTTCCCGTCATCGACCTGTCGGGCTATTACCTGGGCACGCCCGAGGGCAAGGCCCGGGTCGCGGCAGAAATCGGCCGGGCCTGCCGCGATATCGGCTTCATGGTCATCACCGGCCATGGTGTGCCGGCGGATCTGGTGTCCGACACCTATGACGTCTCGCGCCGGTTCTTCGACCTGCCCGAGCCGCTGAAGCGCAAGGTCGGCCAGCCCTCGCCCGATCAGGTCCGCGGCTATAGCGGGCTGGCCGAGGAAGGTCTGTCGTACAGCCTCGACGATCCGACCCCGCCTGACCTCAAGGAAAGCTTCTCGGTCGGCCCCTTCGACGTGCCCGCCGACGACCCCTATTTCACCGAAGGCGTGGCCGCGGTGCATTTCGCGCCCAATCTGTGGCCCGATGACGACCTGCCCGAGCTGCGGCCGGTGTGGCAGGCCTATTTCGCCGCGCAGGAGCAGCTTGCCGCCGATCTGATGCGGTTGTTCGCCCTGGCGCTGGATCTGCCCGAGAGCTTCTTCGACGACAAGATCGACCGCCATATCAGCATGTTCCGGGTGCTGAACTACCCCAGCCAGGCCGAAGAGCCGCTGCCCGGCCAGATGCGCGCCGGTGCCCATTCCGATTATGGCAGCCTGACCATCGTCCGCCAGGAAGACCGGCCGGGCGGATTGCAGGTGCGCAACAAGCTGGGCGAATGGGTCGACGTGCCGTTCATCCCCGGCTCGTTCGTGGTCAATATCGGCGACCTGATGATGCAGTGGACCAATGACACCTGGATTTCCACCATGCACCGGGTGATCAACCCGCCACGCGACAAGGCCGGCGACAGCCGCCGCATCTCGCTGGTGTTCTTTCATCAGCCGAATTACGACGCGATGGTCACCTGTCTCGACAGTTGCCAGAGCCCTGACCATCCCCCGAAATACGCGCCGGTCTCGTCCGGCGACCACCTGTACATGAAGTTCACCAAGCAGACCGCCCAGGGCCGCGACGCCGCCTGA
- a CDS encoding D-2-hydroxyacid dehydrogenase: MRIAVWTPNGRDMVAAQLTESGHEPIVAQNGDDFARALADGVDAVAMISQYWSPKVRDLVAAARPRLKLVQLLTAGFDPLDGHGVPDGLLVANAGGAYSPTVAEHALTMMLALIRRLPDAAIAHARQEWDRSIQRDMGSLEGRTVTMLGFGSIGVETARRLKPFGARVIAATRSASPHPLADEVVPIGDLASVLPRTDVLYACLPLGDATRGLIGRTVLDALPDHALVINVARGAVVDKTALLAALLEGRIGGAGLDVTDPEPLPADDPLWRAPNLIITPHVAGNGSAAIDQRLADVTVDNVNRLAAGAPLTHLVTPRIMD; encoded by the coding sequence ATGCGCATCGCCGTCTGGACCCCCAATGGTCGCGACATGGTGGCGGCACAGCTGACAGAGTCGGGACACGAGCCGATCGTCGCCCAGAACGGCGACGATTTCGCCCGCGCCCTGGCGGACGGTGTCGATGCGGTTGCCATGATCTCGCAATACTGGTCGCCCAAGGTGCGGGATCTGGTGGCGGCGGCCAGGCCGCGGCTGAAACTCGTCCAGTTGCTGACCGCGGGTTTCGACCCTCTCGATGGCCATGGGGTGCCCGATGGCCTGCTGGTCGCCAATGCCGGCGGCGCCTATTCCCCCACGGTCGCCGAACACGCCCTCACCATGATGCTGGCGCTGATCCGCCGGCTGCCCGACGCCGCCATCGCCCATGCCCGCCAGGAATGGGATCGCAGCATCCAGCGCGACATGGGCTCGCTGGAAGGCCGCACCGTCACCATGCTCGGCTTCGGATCGATCGGCGTGGAGACGGCCCGGCGCCTGAAGCCGTTCGGCGCGCGGGTGATCGCCGCAACCCGCAGCGCCAGCCCCCACCCACTGGCCGACGAAGTGGTGCCGATCGGCGATCTGGCATCGGTGCTGCCGCGTACCGACGTGCTCTATGCCTGCCTGCCGCTGGGCGATGCCACCCGCGGGCTTATCGGCCGCACAGTTCTGGACGCGCTGCCGGACCATGCCCTGGTGATCAACGTCGCGCGCGGCGCGGTGGTCGACAAGACCGCCCTGCTCGCGGCCCTGCTGGAAGGCCGGATCGGGGGCGCCGGTCTGGACGTCACCGACCCCGAGCCCCTGCCCGCCGATGATCCGTTGTGGCGCGCGCCCAATCTGATCATCACGCCCCATGTGGCCGGCAATGGCTCGGCGGCCATCGACCAGCGGCTGGCCGACGTCACGGTCGACAATGTCAACCGCCTCGCGGCCGGCGCGCCCCTGACCCATCTGGTCACGCCCCGCATCATGGACTGA